The Deltaproteobacteria bacterium genome has a window encoding:
- a CDS encoding SCO family protein, with amino-acid sequence MPALRTLLASLLILAAGLATLAGATDGFRAFTAEAARRLEVSEHPRALPAASLETAGGQAIDLASLRGRWLLVEFIFTRCTTYCSVQGRDLARLQDRLARPIADGQVALLSISFDPAHDGPPELAAYLRHAGSHGAGWIAARPASAPDLETLLHAFGVTVIPDGIGGYVHNAAISVVDPRGRLVAIMDWDAPAVAEQYVLRRLPR; translated from the coding sequence GTGCCGGCACTACGGACGCTGCTGGCTAGCCTGCTGATCCTGGCGGCGGGCCTTGCGACGCTCGCGGGCGCCACGGACGGATTCCGGGCCTTCACGGCGGAGGCCGCGCGTCGCCTCGAGGTGAGCGAGCACCCGCGCGCGCTGCCGGCGGCGTCGCTGGAGACCGCGGGCGGGCAGGCGATCGACCTCGCGAGCCTGCGCGGGCGCTGGCTGCTGGTGGAGTTCATCTTCACCCGGTGCACCACGTACTGCTCGGTGCAGGGCCGGGATCTCGCACGACTCCAGGATCGGCTGGCCCGCCCGATCGCAGACGGCCAGGTCGCGCTGCTGAGCATCAGCTTCGATCCGGCCCACGACGGCCCGCCGGAGCTGGCTGCCTATCTGCGCCACGCGGGAAGCCACGGCGCGGGATGGATCGCGGCACGCCCGGCCAGCGCCCCGGATCTCGAGACGCTGCTGCACGCCTTCGGGGTGACGGTGATTCCCGATGGGATCGGTGGCTACGTGCACAATGCGGCGATCTCGGTGGTCGATCCCCGGGGCCGACTGGTCGCGATCATGGACTGGGACGCACCGGCCGTGGCCGAGCAGTACGTCCTGCGCAGGCTGCCCCGATGA